Genomic window (Rickettsiales bacterium):
TATTTTTCTTAAACACCCCTAATTTAAATATTCATCCGCAATTACTCAATATCATACATTATACGTCTTAAATCTTACAAGATATAATATTAATGTAAAATAGCGATCCACTACATAATCCAGTGACATCAACTTTAAGAATCAAATTAAGCAGAGGATTTATCGAAAGAAGAAAAGCAAAACTGATACAAGATGATAAAAAACCAAAGAAAGATAAGGTTTTTGATTTAAAATTTCTATAACTTATGAGGAAATAGATTCCATCCTGAATAAATTATGAGTATACTCGTGATTTGTAGAATTTTTTAAAGAGATAACCATGCCAAAGCTTACCATTGATGGAAAAGAAATTACAGTTGAAGAAGGAACCACAGTTATTCAAGCTTGTGAAGAACTAGGTATTGAGATTCCTAGGTTTTGCTATCATCCAAGACTTGCTATAGCAGGAAATTGTAGAATGTGCTTGGTGGAAGTGGAAAGAGCACCTAAGCCTATTGCTTCATGTGCGCAGCCTGCCATGGATAATATGGTGGTTCATACCAATACTCCTAAGGTTAAAAAAGCAAGAGAAGGAGTGATGGAGTTTTTGCTTGCCAACCATCCATTGGATTGCCCAATTTGTGATCAAGCTGGTGAATGCGATTTGCAAGATCAATCTATGGCTTATGGCAAAGGACAAAGCAGATATAAAGAAGAGAAAAGAGCGGTAGTGGATAAAGATTTTGGTCCATTAATTAAAACTTATATGACTAGATGCATTCACTGCACCCGATGCGTTCGCTTTATAACAGATGTTGCAGGAATTCCAGAGATAGGCGCTTTATATCGGGGGGAAGACACTGAAATTACAACCTATATTGAAAAATCTATTTCTTCTGAATTATCAGGTAATATTATTGATTTATGTCCAGTTGGAGCCTTAACTTCCAAACCTTATGCTTTTAAAGCTAGAAGTTGGGAATTAAGCAAGACTGAATCAATTGATGTTTTAGATGCTGTTGGTAGCAATATTCGTGTTGACTCCCGCGGAAGAGAGGTGATGAGAATTCTTCCCCGGCTTAATGAAAGCGTAAATGAAGAATGGATTTCAGATAAAACACGCTTTGCTTATGATGGATTAAAGAAACAAAGACTTGATACTCCTTATGTGAAGCATAAAGGGAAACTGAAAAAAGCAACTTGGGATGAGGCATATAAAACTATTGCTGATAGGATAAAATCACTTAAAGAAAATGAAATTGGTGCTATAGCTGGTGACTTAATAGATGTTGAAGCAATGCTGGCTTTAAAAGAATTATGGGCAGCTTTAGGAAGTGATAATTTAGATTGTAGACAATATAATGAGAAGATAAATTCAAGTAATAGAGGAGATTATATATTCAACACTTCTATTGCTGGAATTGAAGATGCAGACTTTTGTTTAATAGTAGGCTCTAATCCACGGAAAGAAGCCGCTATTTTAAATGCAAGGATTAGAAAGTCTGAAGCTAAAATTGCTTTACTAGGCACTAAAGCGGATTTAACTTATGAATATGAATATTTAGGGGAAGAGCTAAATACTTTAGAGGATATACTAAAGGGTAAGCATCCAATAGCTAAGCAAGTAAAGGAAGCTAAAAAGCCTATGCTTATATTAGGATCGCAAGTTATCTCTCTTGATGATGGAACGGAGATTATCACTCTTTGTAAGTTAATTGCTGAAAAATATAATTTTATTCAAGAAGATTGGAACGGATTTAATATATTACAAAGGGCTGCCGCTAGAGTAGGGGCGTTAGATATTGGTTTTGTTCCGGGTGATAAAGGATATAACGTTGAGCAGATTTTAGAGAAGACAAAGTTGGTATATCTTTTAGGTGCAGATGAAGTTGATATTACCAAGCTTAAAGACAAGTTTGTGATATATCAAGGTTCACATGGAGATAAAGGAGCTCATGCAGCAGATGTTATCTTGCCTGGTTGTGCATATACTGAGAAAGATAGCACATATGTTAATTTGGAAGGAAGAGTTCAAAGAGCACATAAAGCATCCTCCCCGCCTGGAGAAGCAAAAGAAGATTGGAAAATTATCTGCGAATTATCGTCTGTTATAGGTAAAATATTAAGTTATAGTTCTTTGTGGGATATTCGTGATAAATTATGTGAAATTGCTCCTCATT
Coding sequences:
- the nuoG gene encoding NADH-quinone oxidoreductase subunit NuoG — its product is MPKLTIDGKEITVEEGTTVIQACEELGIEIPRFCYHPRLAIAGNCRMCLVEVERAPKPIASCAQPAMDNMVVHTNTPKVKKAREGVMEFLLANHPLDCPICDQAGECDLQDQSMAYGKGQSRYKEEKRAVVDKDFGPLIKTYMTRCIHCTRCVRFITDVAGIPEIGALYRGEDTEITTYIEKSISSELSGNIIDLCPVGALTSKPYAFKARSWELSKTESIDVLDAVGSNIRVDSRGREVMRILPRLNESVNEEWISDKTRFAYDGLKKQRLDTPYVKHKGKLKKATWDEAYKTIADRIKSLKENEIGAIAGDLIDVEAMLALKELWAALGSDNLDCRQYNEKINSSNRGDYIFNTSIAGIEDADFCLIVGSNPRKEAAILNARIRKSEAKIALLGTKADLTYEYEYLGEELNTLEDILKGKHPIAKQVKEAKKPMLILGSQVISLDDGTEIITLCKLIAEKYNFIQEDWNGFNILQRAAARVGALDIGFVPGDKGYNVEQILEKTKLVYLLGADEVDITKLKDKFVIYQGSHGDKGAHAADVILPGCAYTEKDSTYVNLEGRVQRAHKASSPPGEAKEDWKIICELSSVIGKILSYSSLWDIRDKLCEIAPHFANIGQIKKEEFVINSRKYHCDTKVIRYNDSNYYLTDPICRASVTMSKCAKLAEEI